The Acinonyx jubatus isolate Ajub_Pintada_27869175 chromosome D3, VMU_Ajub_asm_v1.0, whole genome shotgun sequence DNA segment AAATCTTAGGTGAGTTCTTTGTATCAGGAGAGGGCCCTGTCTCTATCAATCTCTCATCCTCTCGTGCCGCAGATTTTGAAGCACCCAAACAGTGGGAATGCTGGATGGCAAACAGCTCACTACAAACGATAAAACCAAACGGGACAGACATCTTAAAGTGCTGGCAAACATGCGTCACCAATACTCTTACACTTCAAACTATCTCAACAGGaaaaatgttgtttttctttttaatgaagaaGCTCAAGTTTGAGTAGAACATTAGAGATTTGAAGAGAATAATTGAGTAGAATATTATCAATTAATGCATACCCTTTGCAGTCAGAATTAAAACAGAATTCTTAGAGGGTAACAACAGAATAGGGAATTTCCATCCcccttccaaaaagaaagaagggaagggaagggaagggaagggaagggaagggaagggaagggaagggaaagaaaaaagaaaaaagaagaaaagaaaagaaaagaagagaaaagaaaaaagaaaagaaaagaaaagaaaagaaaaggaaaagaaaagaaaagaaaagaaaagaaaatgaaggaaaatcatccaaaagggaggggaaaaattaACACAGGTTAAACTTGTGAAaattttgggtttttggtttgtgaagttgatttttgttaatggtttttaaaagtccAACCCTTTTGTGAGATTCGGACAGCACCGTGTGGctcttcattcttctgcaggccGTCGGTATCGGAGAACAGAGCTGTGTAGCCAAGCTTCGGGGTAGGATATTTGGGCTCAAAGCAGAATGAATGGCAAAAGCTGGCACCCCTTCCTCCCACGTGCCCTGTAACTGAAGGGGAGCAGGCTGCCCGTGGCTTCTCCCTCCACAGGTAACCCCCCCGTGGTCTGGCTGGCATGGGATGGTGGAACAAACGGGAGCATTCAGCCCGATAATAAAGTaggtacacagtaagtgcttatACTCTAAGGGAGAACATAATTATCTTCTGTGTTTAGCCACGCATTTGTCAGGTGACGTGTGGGCACCGCCCCTCTGCTGGCAGCACGAGTCCTGTCAAGTATTTCAAACCAGGGAGGTCAAAAGGGTCTTGAAAGAAAACTCCGAAtgtaaatttgaatttctttcctatgttaaattttatatatgtccACTGCGCTCTTAAACCTAACATAggggctgagcacagagcctaaataggattctctctccctctgccactctcccctgctcacgctctctctctcaaaaaaaaaaaaaaaaaagaaggagcacctgggtggcttgatggggtaagtgtctgactcttgatttggctcaggtcatgatcccacagtttgtgggttcgagcctcgcactaggctctatgctgacagtgcggagcctgcttgggattctggctctccctctctctgcccctccccttttgtgtgcacacacatgctctctctccctccacccaaaataaataaataaacttaaaaaaaattttttaaataatgttgttaAACCATgcactcaacaaacattaaaaaaaaactaccataaACTTTCCCCGTAATCTATGTGTATTCTTCGCTCAGCAGTGAAAATGCGCAGCTGTGCTCTACTGATAACTTgcaattatttaaagaaaatctgttaaaaacaaatacaaatagatAACTTTGAGTGGCACCaccattttactttaaaatttcacaaCAGGCAATAACtatctgtatgattttttttaagtttatttattttgagagagagagagagagagagagacagagcacgcaagagggagagggacagacagagggatagagagagggagggagagagagaatcccaagcaggctccacactgccagggcagagcccgacatggggcttgaacccatgaaccataagatcacgacctgaactgaagtcaagagccatatgcttaaccaactgagccacccagaacctcatgtgtgatttttaaatgacttagGCTTCTAAAAGGGccaaagaaaaatccaaataatgaaattaccagaaagaaattttaatcATAAAGTCCTATGAAAGTCAGCGTGACGACTGAAATAAGGCTCTCAATATAGAAACTTCATTCTTTCTGTAATTTAAGAACAAAGAGctaggttttatttaaaaattgcaggggtgcctgggtggctcagttggttgagtgtctgacttcagctcaggtcatgatctcatggttcatgggttcaagccccactttgggctctgtgctgacagttcagagcctggagcctgcttcagattgtgtgtctccctctctctctgcccttcacctgctcatgctctgtctctctctctcccaaaaataaataaacactgaaaattttttttaattgcacacattggggcacctgagtggctcagtcgatggagggTCCACCTctcaacttcagcacaggtcgtatctcagggtcacgggatcaagccctgcatcaggctccatactgagcatggagtctacttgggattctctctctctcctctctctctctctctctctctcccccctctctccctcctacccctccccccaaaaaagtttttttaaatttcagacatTATTATAGCGCCCCTCAGCCACAAGAttctgcaagttttttttttatgtttctctgtttttgagggagagagcacaagctggggaggggcacagagagagatagagggtggcacagagaatccaaagcaggctcttagctgccagcacagagcctgatgcagggcttgtacccaggaaccgcaagatcatgacctgagccgaagttggatgcttaaccaactgagccacccaggcgccccaagattcaGCAAGTCTAACGATAAGATGAGCCTGAATAATGCAGCATATGCTAATGGCtaatccattttcttctcttaaaaaaaacattaacctTTCTCAGCTTGTTatgtacaaatattatttttcttgcatGAATTCAAAAGGTGAGAAGGTTTgggaaatgtaaaatgaacaCAAGGGCAGAAGCAGTTGGATACGGAAATATGTcactggggggttgggggggcaggtggaggcGAAATTCTTATCTGTGGTCTAGGGAATGTAATCTCTGCAGAAAAACAGCTTATCGATTCACACGGGATCCGGGGTGAGGAATGCTCCAGAGCGGCATTCTGCTCCGTAAAGTGACctgttagctttaaaaaaaaaaaaaaaaaaaaatttgcccaACTCATGACAACTGGCTTTGTTTTCAAACAAAACCTTTGCCTCAGAAGCAGTCCTAGGTACAAACTTTTCACTGGAATCTAATAGAGTCTCTTTGCACAATCAGAAACTCGACTATGTGGTGATGAAGAGAGTAACCGTTTGGCCCCAGACGTGATTTCTGTTCGCAAACACTGCTCTCTGCTTCCCAGTGAGCGCCGAGTGGCTAATGCCCTTTCCATTTCCAAGCACAGCATGTGGGGTCCCCGGGGGTTAACAATGCCAACATCACTAACCTCGTGGAGGAGTTGTATTTCCGTCCGCTGGCACTTTCTGCACAAGTACACACGGATTTGTGGCGAACGATTCTTTGCACTTTGGAAGGCTTGAAAATACTCATCCATTCCACGTCAGACATGTGGCCTGGTGCCTCGATTATGAAGTTACTCGGGTGGCAGCACTTGGATTCCCATATGTCACTTTCCCCCAAACAGGCTTCATTTTTATGGCAACAGGAGACTCCAGACCTTTCCATGTCATCTTGACGTTCAACATTCAGCTTTTCCGGTTGTTTTGCCCCAGAACAGCTGGCCAGGCCCAGGTACACGTTAACATCATGCCACTGTTTCTCATCAGATAAGGACATTGATGTTTCCAAGAGTTGTTTCTCTTCATTCTGAATCTCTATCCCGTTCCCTTTTGGTGACTTTGCATGGATCTTGCAAAATGTACTTTTGTTTTCGGCTTCCATCGGCATTTTTCCTCCCAGAGACCAAGACTTTTGCTTCTCCAGCAAGTCTTTTGTAAATAGAGATGAGACAGCAATTacacttttccccccaaatgaaGTATTAACCTGTAGTCTCTTCTCTTTGCATACATCACAAGGGCTCTTGTCTGACCTATTTTGCTGAACCAACGTGGTCTCAAATTTTGGGTCTTTAACCAGTGacttctgatttttctctctcttaatatcGACTTTTGGGCGGTTATTCTCAAGGTCTGACAAACACATGTCTCTGCTATGGTGGCATTACAAAAAACGTAAGTTATAAGATACACTTAATACCGTCATTCTAAATATTTCACTCAAACCCCATTAGTTGAGCTAAATCCTATTAAGACccatttgtatgaaatgaaaAGGTAAGGTAGAATATGTATTCTTTCTTCAGAGCCCGATTTCCACCTGACTTCAAGGAAGTCTTTCTGACCAGCAAGCCCACACGCTTactttcccttcctgccttccactCCCCCGTGCTTACTGCCTATACTGCGGTTACTGCTTTACTGTATGTATTCTCTAATCATGCAGCAAACTTCCTATTATAACTATATTGTTCACCAACTTTCATGTATATATCTTGTCTTTTCAGTAGACtcataagtttttttcttttttttttttttaatgtttacgtatttttgagagacagagcacgagcagagcaggggtggggaggggcagagagagagggagacacagaatccaaagcaggctccaggctccgagctgtcagcacagagccggatgtaggGCTtaaatccacgaactgtgagatcatgaccccggccggagtcggacgcttaacggactgagccacccaggagccccgactTGCAAATTTCTTAATGTATAGGCCTCTTTAGTCCTCCTGGCACTTCAGGACAGCCCTTGACATACTTTAGGTAGTCCGTAAATGCCTGTTCATTGGTCTGTTATTCCCCTTCCTATTAGTGTCACAGTAAACAGAAGTAAAGCCAGGACTGAAAGGGGACAGAGATTCAAGGGACAGAGATACAGTGGAAAGTGCCAAATGTGTTTACCATACTGCATTCATGACCGACCCATTTATCTGCTGGATATTTACACAGCGATATACTGAAAGCTGGTCTAAAGTAAGAAAGGCATGTGTGCATAAAATGAAGATTAAGAACGCTATACAACAGGATACACCATTAACTAAACTGTCTTCATGTCACATGTATTCAGGTATTCTGATCTGTAGAGTTCTGACCCCTCAGACAACTCAACCCCCACGTTTCTAGAATGGCACAGGCCATTTCACGCTCTTAGAGAGTAACTTCATGCATCTCGCCCAAGTGCCTCCCACGGGCAATGAGGTCCAAACAAGGCAAAAGCCAGTGTGATGGGGGCTCTTGCCTGCAAGAGAACTCTGGGCTGGTGTGGtaagtagcagcagcagcagcagcaacagctggGACACAAAGCCAAATGTAactacccccctgcccccccagcagAAGGcctcaaaagaaaagtaaagcacaGCAGTCACACTGTCCGGAGGGACAGTCGCTCCCCACGTCCACCGCTGCAACTGCTAACCACCAGCAAAGGGGCTGCTGGGAGCGCAGGGCGGCCTCCACACCTGCGCGGTTacaccccccctcacccccccccccagcggtGGGGACCTGCCCTCATTCCTGTGCCCGGTCATGACTCCCACGTAACACTGGTGCTTGGAAAAGTAGACTAAATGTAACTGTGGGGGCAGCTGTATGCCTGTTAAATTAAACCACAcctcatatatttgtattttaacctTACAGAGACCGATTTAATTCATACACTACACTGCTTGTTAGAGGTATGAAAAGGTGTCTCCTTCTGTTaacaaggaaaacaggaaaatccaGCTAAAATCAGAGATCACCCTCAGCTAGCTGAACTCCTACTCCAGTTATGTATACCATTCGCTGGCGTTATTTCTTTTAGGCAAGTGCTATGTCCTAGGTGTCTTTATTTTGCCCACACCCAGCCCCGTGAGTGCTAAACACTACACACTAAGTGCGCCTGAAAGAGGACATGATTCACCTCTGCGGTTTCCACTTGAGCTCAAAGCCCTGTAcacaacagacacacagataatgctaatgaatttctttcatcaagtgGCTAAATCAGGATCGTACCTAAAATTCTCAGATCAGGTCTCATTACAACACAGGATTATAATGGTAATTACTAGctcatatatatttattcccTATCCCTTAGGGAATGACGGTCAATACCGGTCTACAGTAAGTACTTAATAAGCACACTGAACGataaaataatatacaagatCATACTAACAGCATCTTACTAAGGTTACCTGGATTCCAGAACCTTTGATTCCTCCATCTTTGAGTCATATATCTGTAATAATTCCTGAGAATTTtccacattaaaattaagaaactgCAGATCACTCTGTTGTTTTACATAAATCTGCCATAAATATTGATAAGTAAGTTGTGACAATAAAACTGTATTGAGTCAACATTCAAATGTTACAACACATCAGATGGTGACTAGAGACATATGCTAAAtatgtttgctttaatttttccTATGTTAGCACTGAGATTTGTTAGTATAACTGGTTTCCTAACCTTTCGTTACCATAAGCCAAACCCTACTGATTATGCTAAAGGTGACATACCTTTAATGTACTTAGGACACTAAAAGCACCATAAGCAAAAATCGGCAGACACACGCTTTTCCtaatttgatgtttgtttataaaCGTGTCCCACCTAACAGTAAGGGCAGGGGAACCGGGGACGTACCTGTCTCAGATTACGTAGTTCTGCGTCTGTACGTTCTTGCTTTGACTTGGCAATATCAAGTaactcatctttccttttttctctctgtgctatTTAACAACAAatgttattcaaatatttttcatcagCCATATCAACACAAACCTCTTCATTTCCAAAAATTTAATGTTCCAGTGACATTTTCCTCCTGTTCCTGAACTTAAAATTTGCAAAATGCATGGCTGGGAAGAGCTTTTTCTGTGATTCTGACTAGATCTTTCACCAAACTTGAAAATTTTCACAGTGTAATTAATGCTGAGTCAAAGAAAAGATCCAGAATTGTATCAACTGTATGATCAAATCACACTGTGCGTTTATATACACggacacaaagataaaaaatCTGAGAACAagtacattaaatattaaaataagcttTTTTGGATGGGAGGActaataacaattatttttctctcttttttgggggagggggcatgataaaatatgtattactttaatttttaaaaatttgttcacaTTACATGACTAACTTATGAATGCATTTTCATTgcaaaaacccaaacaacataTTACCTTTATCaacagaatgaatgagtgaatggatgaatgaatgaataaatagataaaacggTTTCAGAACTTGGTAAATTGAGAACCCATAGGAAGAAAAGAATCTGAAGTGCTATACAAAGACtagtaccagaaaaaaaaaaaaaacacgttaaTATTAcactaaaggagaaataaagtgactcacacagaaatcagaaatcaaCAATAAATGCTTCACTTCAGAAAAAATCAGTAACTTTATAAGAAGTTCAaactaaatgtataaaatgacCCTGTAACTACATGAATTGAATTCGAAGTAAATCGGAGAcaatctcaataaaaatgtgtaactTCTATCTATGGTTCTTTCATAAAACACCTTCTACATGTCATTTTTCTACGTTTTCATTTTACATGAAAAAGGACAAAAGTTTTTATCGTCACTTTCCATCTGGACATCGCaaagaccacgtgaggacacaggccCGTGCTTTGCTGCGGACTGTAACTCCACTGGACAGCCGCTCTGGGGGTCAGGGCACCAGCTGCAGGAAGGAGCCAGACAGGTCTGTGCACAGCCGCCCAGTCTCCCCAGCGTGGCTCATGCTCAGCCCTTCCAACATGGGTCTGCAGCATCATCTCACCTTTGAAAGGTAATCCGCGTGCACAAGATGGAAAACGTGAAGAGAAGTTCAGTGAAAGCCACGTTGTCAGCTTGAAACTATCACGTCTTTTCTACTCCgttctgaatttatttctttgcattataGGCGTCAACACCATCATGAGAGCATATAAATGCAGTGCGCCTGCACTATTTATGCAGAGTTGCATTCAGTTTATGTGAATTCAATtataagcacaaagaaaaaactaaaaaaggaatgGCAGCTAGTTTAACTGGAAGTAATGCCCACAGTGGATCTGTGACTCTCTCTGCTGGGCTCAGTTCCGCTTGCCTCTCGTTATTAGCAGCACTGTGACACGCCGGGTGTAATTCCTAGTATTTTGAGATACTCGAGATACTCTGGATACAGTACGGCCCCTGACCAAAAGCCATATTTGGAGTTCACgggtaattttaaatatatgtgaacTTTGCCTTAATCTCGGACTTTAGAATAATCTACTAGTGCATAAGAGGCAACTCTACTGTAAATATCGGTGTTTCGCTCGGTCAGATACTTTTCTACATGGCGGGGTTTAGCTGAGAGATCAAAGCGGTGGGACCACTCTTTCTGTGgtcacagaaaacaaagagatgTCGGACTCTGCTGGTAGCTGCCTGAGCGAGCAGCCTAAGAAAGACACCAGAGGGGAAAGGACCCTGGTAGTCTGCACCCACCACATCCGGTCAAGGCTCTGCCTTTTACTGACCAGGAGACCTTAG contains these protein-coding regions:
- the CCDC62 gene encoding coiled-coil domain-containing protein 62 isoform X6, with the translated sequence MHQDTCIRIFRTTLFIVRCKVEATQVTTNRMGELHKRTEIIRSLTKKVKTLESNQTEYQAALQKTQLQLQEMAQKATHSSLLSEDLEARNENLSNTLVELSAQVGQLQAREQALTTMIKLKDKDIIEAVNHIADCSGKFKLLEHALRDAKMVETCIVKEKQDYKQKLKALKIEVSKLKEDLNEKTTENNEQREEIIRLKQEKSCLHDELVFTAQREKRKDELLDIAKSKQERTDAELRNLRQIYVKQQSDLQFLNFNVENSQELLQIYDSKMEESKVLESSRDMCLSDLENNRPKVDIKREKNQKSLVKDPKFETTLVQQNRSDKSPCDVCKEKRLQVNTSFGGKSVIAVSSLFTKDLLEKQKSWSLGGKMPMEAENKSTFCKIHAKSPKGNGIEIQNEEKQLLETSMSLSDEKQWHDVNVYLGLASCSGAKQPEKLNVERQDDMERSGVSCCHKNEACLGESDIWESKCCHPSNFIIEAPGHMSDVEWMSIFKPSKVQRIVRHKSVCTCAESASGRKYNSSTSELFAIQHSHCLGASKSAAREDERLIETGPSPDTKNSPKILLFNKEAPLSNEKDDFSPTSKLQRLLAESRQMVTDLELSTLLPISSESFSSSANNNLEVSEESAQKNTLLTN
- the CCDC62 gene encoding coiled-coil domain-containing protein 62 isoform X2 → MNPSATLFAGRQNIGSEVEISTIEKQRKELQLLIGELKDRDKELNDMVAVHQRQLLSWEEDRQKVLTLEERCSKLEGELHKRTEIIRSLTKKVKTLESNQTEYQAALQKTQLQLQEMAQKATHSSLLSEDLEARNENLSNTLVELSAQVGQLQAREQALTTMIKLKDKDIIEAVNHIADCSGKFKLLEHALRDAKMVETCIVKEKQDYKQKLKALKIEVSKLKEDLNEKTTENNEQREEIIRLKQEKSCLHDELVFTAQREKRKDELLDIAKSKQERTDAELRNLRQIYVKQQSDLQFLNFNVENSQELLQIYDSKMEESKVLESSRDMCLSDLENNRPKVDIKREKNQKSLVKDPKFETTLVQQNRSDKSPCDVCKEKRLQVNTSFGGKSVIAVSSLFTKDLLEKQKSWSLGGKMPMEAENKSTFCKIHAKSPKGNGIEIQNEEKQLLETSMSLSDEKQWHDVNVYLGLASCSGAKQPEKLNVERQDDMERSGVSCCHKNEACLGESDIWESKCCHPSNFIIEAPGHMSDVEWMSIFKPSKVQRIVRHKSVCTCAESASGRKYNSSTSELFAIQHSHCLGASKSAAREDERLIETGPSPDTKNSPKILLFNKEAPLSNEKDDFSPTSKLQRLLAESRQMVTDLELSTLLPISSESFSSSANNNLEVSEESAQKNTLLTN
- the CCDC62 gene encoding coiled-coil domain-containing protein 62 isoform X4 is translated as MNPSATLFAGRQNIGSEVEISTIEKQRKELQLLIGELKDRDKELNDMVAVHQRQLLSWEEDRQKVLTLEERCSKLEGQKHISSISSTLLYASILKGLTGELHKRTEIIRSLTKKVKTLESNQTEYQAALQKTQLQLQEMAQKATHSSLLSEDLEDKDIIEAVNHIADCSGKFKLLEHALRDAKMVETCIVKEKQDYKQKLKALKIEVSKLKEDLNEKTTENNEQREEIIRLKQEKSCLHDELVFTAQREKRKDELLDIAKSKQERTDAELRNLRQIYVKQQSDLQFLNFNVENSQELLQIYDSKMEESKVLESSRDMCLSDLENNRPKVDIKREKNQKSLVKDPKFETTLVQQNRSDKSPCDVCKEKRLQVNTSFGGKSVIAVSSLFTKDLLEKQKSWSLGGKMPMEAENKSTFCKIHAKSPKGNGIEIQNEEKQLLETSMSLSDEKQWHDVNVYLGLASCSGAKQPEKLNVERQDDMERSGVSCCHKNEACLGESDIWESKCCHPSNFIIEAPGHMSDVEWMSIFKPSKVQRIVRHKSVCTCAESASGRKYNSSTSELFAIQHSHCLGASKSAAREDERLIETGPSPDTKNSPKILLFNKEAPLSNEKDDFSPTSKLQRLLAESRQMVTDLELSTLLPISSESFSSSANNNLEVSEESAQKNTLLTN
- the CCDC62 gene encoding coiled-coil domain-containing protein 62 isoform X5; this encodes MVAVHQRQLLSWEEDRQKVLTLEERCSKLEGQKHISSISSTLLYASILKGLTGELHKRTEIIRSLTKKVKTLESNQTEYQAALQKTQLQLQEMAQKATHSSLLSEDLEARNENLSNTLVELSAQVGQLQAREQALTTMIKLKDKDIIEAVNHIADCSGKFKLLEHALRDAKMVETCIVKEKQDYKQKLKALKIEVSKLKEDLNEKTTENNEQREEIIRLKQEKSCLHDELVFTAQREKRKDELLDIAKSKQERTDAELRNLRQIYVKQQSDLQFLNFNVENSQELLQIYDSKMEESKVLESSRDMCLSDLENNRPKVDIKREKNQKSLVKDPKFETTLVQQNRSDKSPCDVCKEKRLQVNTSFGGKSVIAVSSLFTKDLLEKQKSWSLGGKMPMEAENKSTFCKIHAKSPKGNGIEIQNEEKQLLETSMSLSDEKQWHDVNVYLGLASCSGAKQPEKLNVERQDDMERSGVSCCHKNEACLGESDIWESKCCHPSNFIIEAPGHMSDVEWMSIFKPSKVQRIVRHKSVCTCAESASGRKYNSSTSELFAIQHSHCLGASKSAAREDERLIETGPSPDTKNSPKILLFNKEAPLSNEKDDFSPTSKLQRLLAESRQMVTDLELSTLLPISSESFSSSANNNLEVSEESAQKNTLLTN
- the CCDC62 gene encoding coiled-coil domain-containing protein 62 isoform X1; protein product: MNPSATLFAGRQNIGSEVEISTIEKQRKELQLLIGELKDRDKELNDMVAVHQRQLLSWEEDRQKVLTLEERCSKLEGQKHISSISSTLLYASILKGLTGELHKRTEIIRSLTKKVKTLESNQTEYQAALQKTQLQLQEMAQKATHSSLLSEDLEARNENLSNTLVELSAQVGQLQAREQALTTMIKLKDKDIIEAVNHIADCSGKFKLLEHALRDAKMVETCIVKEKQDYKQKLKALKIEVSKLKEDLNEKTTENNEQREEIIRLKQEKSCLHDELVFTAQREKRKDELLDIAKSKQERTDAELRNLRQIYVKQQSDLQFLNFNVENSQELLQIYDSKMEESKVLESSRDMCLSDLENNRPKVDIKREKNQKSLVKDPKFETTLVQQNRSDKSPCDVCKEKRLQVNTSFGGKSVIAVSSLFTKDLLEKQKSWSLGGKMPMEAENKSTFCKIHAKSPKGNGIEIQNEEKQLLETSMSLSDEKQWHDVNVYLGLASCSGAKQPEKLNVERQDDMERSGVSCCHKNEACLGESDIWESKCCHPSNFIIEAPGHMSDVEWMSIFKPSKVQRIVRHKSVCTCAESASGRKYNSSTSELFAIQHSHCLGASKSAAREDERLIETGPSPDTKNSPKILLFNKEAPLSNEKDDFSPTSKLQRLLAESRQMVTDLELSTLLPISSESFSSSANNNLEVSEESAQKNTLLTN
- the CCDC62 gene encoding coiled-coil domain-containing protein 62 isoform X3, with translation MNPSATLFAGRQNIGSEVEISTIEKQRKELQLLIGELKDRDKELNDMVAVHQRQLLSWEEDRQKVLTLEERCSKLEGQKHISSISSTLLYASILKGLTGELHKRTEIIRSLTKKVKTLESNQTEYQAALQKTQLQLQEMAQKATHSSLLSEDLEARNENLSNTLVELSAQVGQLQAREQALTTMIKLKDKDIIEAVNHIADCSGKFKLLEHALRDAKMVETCIVKEKQDYKQKLKALKIEVSKLKAQREKRKDELLDIAKSKQERTDAELRNLRQIYVKQQSDLQFLNFNVENSQELLQIYDSKMEESKVLESSRDMCLSDLENNRPKVDIKREKNQKSLVKDPKFETTLVQQNRSDKSPCDVCKEKRLQVNTSFGGKSVIAVSSLFTKDLLEKQKSWSLGGKMPMEAENKSTFCKIHAKSPKGNGIEIQNEEKQLLETSMSLSDEKQWHDVNVYLGLASCSGAKQPEKLNVERQDDMERSGVSCCHKNEACLGESDIWESKCCHPSNFIIEAPGHMSDVEWMSIFKPSKVQRIVRHKSVCTCAESASGRKYNSSTSELFAIQHSHCLGASKSAAREDERLIETGPSPDTKNSPKILLFNKEAPLSNEKDDFSPTSKLQRLLAESRQMVTDLELSTLLPISSESFSSSANNNLEVSEESAQKNTLLTN